The nucleotide sequence ttattggaCAATTTTTCTTGTAGAAATGATCCATTGAACTCTCATCTCCAggtttaaattgttttcttcGAACTTGACTGTTCCAAATATGTACCATATAGCTATCGTTACAGACTTCTATTAAGGACTTGGAAACATTGGGATCAAAAAACAGTTGACGCTGAAAAAAATGAATAGGATAAAAAGCTGGAATTTCCTGGAGCATAgtatttgttttctcttctaCATGCTTCTCGAAAAACCCTGGTCCCTAAAGCAGGGCCCATATATCCCCAGATTTTTGGTCTGTATTCTGTAAAAATCGTTGCACGCATTCAACGAGGAATGGACTTTCCTTCTGTGCTTTAATTATAGCATTGTTTAAAGTTAATAACGAATGAAAACTAGCGTAAGCAGACAAGTTGGGAAgtggtttttttattatacactcaGAAACGATGGCTACAACACCATACACTTTCAGCagtgtatattttaaaccatctgACAGAAAAGCTGTTTTGTGAATGGTTACGTTAAACAGTTCACTCTGATACCATGTAGCTATCGGTGTTCCGGAGAATAATAACTCGAAATTTATCGGCTTAACTTCAACGTTTTCAATTTGTGATTTCTTTTAAGAACTCAGAAACATTGGGATCAGAAAACAGTCGTAACTGAGAAAAATGAACAGCATAAAAAGCTGGAACGGGAAAGAGATCAATTCCGTAACACGTGAAACCTGgagcaaaatatttgtatttattcccACACGTTTCTCTGGTCAATAAGCTAGGACCGTTATGACACCAAATTGATGGGCTGTATTCTTTCACAAACCGTTGCATGCATTCAACGAGGAATGGACTATCTTTCCGTGCTTTAATTATAGCATTGTTCACAACTGGTAAAGTTTGAAAACCAGCGTAAGCATACAAGTTGGGAAGTGGTTTACTTATTATACAGTCAGAGTCGATGGTAACACCACCatactttttaaacaaaacaaattttaaaccgTCAGATAAGTCATTTGTTCTTTTCTTAGTTACGTTCAGTATTCCACTTTCATACCAGCTAACTAACGGTGTTCCAGAAAAAACGTGTGTGAAATTCAATGATTTAATTTCAACGTGTTCAATTTGTGATACAATTTGGAAAGGCTTGTCGTCCTTTAGCTGCCTCAAGTTCTTACAAACATACAAGAGCTGGATTTTGTTGGCAGGATGATGTTTTGCTGCAGACTCAAGAGAGCAAGATTCTTTAGTTGTAAGGTGACATCTACCGGAAGgttcaagaaagaaaatattttttggttttgttaagcTCTTTGTTCTCATGAACCTTGGATACCTGAAAGAGTTACATGGGAGTAATACTCCAATTATTTTCAACATAACTACTGGTTTTAAAATGTTGGgtacaatgtataaatacataaacaGTGAAACTTCATACATGAAACTAGAAGAGctgatttacaaatattattaatctgcAGCGATAAGTTACACAATCATTTCGCCGCTTTgcagaaaatgtaataaaatcataAACTGTTCGGAATGGTGATTATAATTATTGACATCTAAGTCAGACAACTAAATTTCAACATCAAATGCAATGGTCTAGTTAAATAACTCGACATTATCTTCATAGCACGAACTTAATGTTGCAATTTAATAAAGGTTTATTTCACATAGCGAAGCAAGACAATGTCCGCCATTACTATTGTAGTTCGCCTTAGTGCCCTTAAAGCTtgaaagtattttgtttagttttgatgCCTTTTCACTGAGACAGACTAAAGGTGAAGGTCGGAGGTGGACCTCCAGATTCTTATCCCACTAAATTAGAACATTATTAATGCAGTTTGATAATCTCATTCAGTATTTTGGACTAGGTCATTATTATTATTCGACACTTAACTATGTGTCGAATGGAAACCCCATTTTTGAAagctatatttaattatttgttttaatgatacaataagatttaaaaaaaattaactaatacgCTACCTATTGATTTGAATTCACAAGAAGCTCAACATCGAATTTAAGCATTGCAAAACCAGAAAACTATCTCCTGTTTCACATGGAATTTTCAAATAACGTTGTGTAAATGAAactgtttaattgttttgaaagtatgttatttataaattatacacaaaCATACCTTCTTTATTTTCTGTATCTTGTTACTAAAGCGGCCCACATAGCCAGATACTGAGGGCGGTCGACTGACACTATATGGTCGaaagttcgaattcctgtcacaccatacatgctcaccctttcaattaatccaactattcattggtaaaagtgtagcccgaGAGATAGCGTTGGGTGGTGAAGACTTGTTGGCTTTCTTGTCtttcgctactaaattagggatggctggtacAGATatttctcatgtagctttacaaaAATTCCAAATAGAATTTTAGAAAAATCTTCTAAAAATGACTCACTACCGGTAGAAAGCATCAAAATCACGTTTTTTCTTTCATATGTCTTACAGATCTCGAAGCAACAGTAGATTTCTTTGAAAAGCCACAAACGTGATGACGATTTTTAAGGTTACAAGTCATTTTTGgagaataagaaaattatatcgtGACAAAGCATGCTGTTATGAaagtcacaaaacaaacaaacaactatttgtATTAGTTGTAGTACTTCGATAACACACCAAGAAGTAAATTTTCTTATGTGAGTGGAAAACAGTGGCTCTCTTTTCAAACCAACATTAATCCACAAATATTCTGAGAAGCAAGTCATAGTAATTTAAGCCTATCAACACAATTTAAAAAACTCAGTGTGTATTTGtaacgatgtttttttttttagtgtttataaaGGAAGTTCGttggtttatttcgaatttcgtgcaaagctatacgcgGACTATCTGCCCTAAAAGTCCTtcatttagaagtgtaagacgagagtgaaagtagctagtcatcattcaacaccgccagttcttggattactcttttgtCACCGATTAGTTGGATTGAGCATCACAATATAAATACCTAaggctaaaagaacgagcatattcTGTAAGACGTAGATTTGAACCCGGACTTTCGGACAACGAGTAGAGCGTCTTATTCACCTGTACATGATGCGCTGACGGAAGTTTGAAGTAATGTTCTTTACCCAAATTTTCCAGCACTTCATACTACTGATTCTATGTAATCAGAATTTATATTGCatctttgcaaaaaaaaaacaagtttctaaATAGATTTGAATAtactttaaaacactttaatgaaaaatacaaaatgcatATGACTTTATGGAAATATGACATTTAGTCCTAAAAGACTAAAATCAAGTTTTCTGACTTTTCAAAGACTTTGACTAATTTATTTTTGGTCAATTTATGAAAGTCGAACTAGTTTGCTATTTTCTTTGCAGCACCaagaatacaattttttaaaaagatacataaaagaataaaaatttgaatatatttgtgAAAGTTCCGTTAGctttacaaacatttaaacagGGTTCTCATTcttagtaaaactgtaatatttaaaacagtgttgtcgttatgaataaaactgtaacatttaaaaatgttctcCTTCttaataaactgtaatatttaaaacaagtgtGTCGTTCTTAATAGatctgttatatttaaaatagatttgTCGTTCTTAATAAAACCGTAATTCTTAAAGAAAACGGTTTTAGttcttaataaaactgtaatatttaaaacagtactGTCGttcttaataaaactgaaatacttaaaacaGGTTTGTCGT is from Tachypleus tridentatus isolate NWPU-2018 chromosome 2, ASM421037v1, whole genome shotgun sequence and encodes:
- the LOC143245487 gene encoding lactosylceramide 4-alpha-galactosyltransferase-like, whose translation is MVDLKKLQAVLRVLNKGDLEFTKEKYPRFMRTKSLTKPKNIFFLEPSGRCHLTTKESCSLESAAKHHPANKIQLLYVCKNLRQLKDDKPFQIVSQIEHVEIKSLNFTHVFSGTPLVSWYESGILNVTKKRTNDLSDGLKFVLFKKYGGVTIDSDCIISKPLPNLYAYAGFQTLPVVNNAIIKARKDSPFLVECMQRFVKEYSPSIWCHNGPSLLTRETCGNKYKYFAPGFTCYGIDLFPVPAFYAVHFSQLRLFSDPNVSEFLKEITN